The sequence GGAGCCATGGCGAGATCATAAAGTTCTCCCTTAATACCGTCATCACATCGTTAATTTCTGTAGCAGACACGGTGTCAGAGGCAAAGCCCCTTCCAAGATACCAATAGACGCCAAGGGCAATCACCAAGCCGGGAATTGTGGTGTAAAGCATATGGCGAATATGTTCGAATAAGTTAGCTCCAGATAGGCCAGAAGCAAGCAAGGTTGTATCGGAAAGTGGAGACATCTTATCTCCGAAATAAGAACAAGAAATAACCGCTCCTGCAATCATCGGAGCAGGAATGCCCATACTCATTCCAATTCCCATTCCCGCTACCCCGATCGTAGCCATAGTTGACCATGAACTACCGATAGCCAAAGAAACAACCGCACAGATTAAAGCGATCGCCACTAAGAAATAGGCAGGTGATAAAAGCTGCAAGCCATAGTAGGTCATGGCCGAAATAACTCCCCCACCAATCCACGAACCGATAATCATCCCTACTACAATTAAAATTAACACAGCAGGTAAGACCAACTGGATTCCTTTATACATCCCGTCCTCGATATCCTTCCAAGAGAACCCGTATTTCCACGCGAGCAGAGCAGCGACAACGCTGCCAAGAATTAAGGGGATATGCGGACTTCCCTCAAAAACAATAATGGTGACAGCCATTCCTGCAATCATGACGATCAACGGAATAATTGCCACACCGAATGGGACTTCTCTTCTTTCTGAGCCCATCTCCAGTTCCCCCTTTATATAAACCACTCATAGATTTTATCATTAATCACCATGTACTAATATAACGGATATCCAAGTAAAAGGGCAGAGGATATTTATAGGAAATTTATCTGAAAATGTTTCCATAAACCAAAAAAGGCTGACCCTTCAGCCCATCGCTTCTTGCCCGACCGGATCTAAGGGACAGCCTTTTTGTATGGGTCATGATTTACTAGAATCCTTTATATTCTGGTTCTTCCTGCTCAATCTTCTGAACGCGTTGCTCTAGAGAGGAAATAATGGTTTGTGTCTGCTGAGCGGCCTGCGTATACATCTGCTTCGCTTGTTTATCTTGTGTTTGTAAAGCAAATGTTTCTAGGTTGGCTTGTGCTCCCTTTAATCCAGCAAGGGTTTGTTTTACAGAAGTAGATACAGTCATGGGTTTCCCTCCATATAAAGTTTCTGTTGATCCCCGGGGGACCATTACATAGGTTCTCCCATGACCAAAATCACCCTTCTGGAAATTAGTGGCTATGATTCAAGTTAATCCTCTTCTTTCTCCTTCTTCTTATCTTCCTCTTCACTTAAATCATTCAAAGCATCAAGAGAAGCTATACCGCCTCCACCTTGACTTCCTCCTGATGCTCCTAGTCCACCACCTAATCCTCTAAATAAGGGTCCAATAGTGGAAAACAACTTAAACATCGGAACGATATAATTCATCGCACCGCCTAGGGCACCAAGTCCACCTAGACCTGTTCCTCCGCCTAAACCTCCAAGCAAGCCGGAACCCGCACCTAGACCTGGAAAACCGACCTGTTGTAAATCAACTTTTTTCCGATTAATTCGATGAGCTCTCATCACCACATGATCTTTTTTCACATCTTTGACCTGGACTACATAGGGATCCCCTTTGGAGTTCCTATATAGGAATGGTTTCCCTTTGATTTTCTTCGCCGCTGCCCGCATCCTCTTCAGGCTTTTCCTTTTGCGCATTCAATCCACCTCGTTTTATCTTCTTCTAGCTAGCTTATGGATGAGATGGACAAATGGTAACGGCGCAAGCCCCTACGAGAATATTCTTCTTTTTCCTGAATAGGCTTTATTGGACAAAAAAATGGAAGGGGGAAAACGATTGGGTACTGCCAATTTTCAACAGGCTGCTTTATTTGAACACCGGTTCTGGCTTCAAGTGCTAGGAGATCATGCTCGCATGCTGCTTGACCAGCTATCACCTAAGGAACAGGAAGAAGTCAAGAAAGCTCAGAATTTTATCCAAGTCTTTGATCAGTTACTCATTCAAGCACGGCAAAACCTCGCTGAAAAAGAACTCGCTTCGTTGACCAACACGGCTAAGAAACAGGCGGAGGAAATAAGAGGATTTAAGCTCCATCTGATCCGCCGCCATTTAACCGAACAAATCGCTATTGGCTTTCCTCCTACCTTCATCAATCATATGGTGAACGAGGTTGAAGAATATCTTCGGATCTTAGACTTTTTAACGAAGGGAACTGTTCCTCCGCCCATGCACCCGGTTCATCACCACCTCGTATGGCTGCTTGATGCAGCAGGACACTCTGCAGGAATCGCTGCAGATCTAGACATGGTGGAGAAAAAGCTGAAAAAGCAGAGCGAAAAGTTTGCGATGACTTTTGAACAGTTTTATATTAAAGCTGTCGAAGTAGCCGGTTATATGAGAACCAGTTTACAGCACTTCCCGGCATTAGATCGGTTTAATCATCAAGTGGAAGTGGAAATCCTTGTCTTTACCCAGTTCCTCCGCGAACTAGAGGCGATGGAGCTCCAGCAAAAAGTTTTAAGCACGCTTGCTCCCCTAATACTCGATCATATGGCCCGTGAAGAATGCTATTATCTCACGAAGCTAGCTGAGGTGAATGCAGCCAGGCCACCTCAATGCGACCCGACCAAACCTCGAACAGAAGCCTAAAATCAAGGATCCGAAAAACTCGGATCCTTTTTTTACTTCATGAAAATCGTCCTCCTTCACATCTGGAAATACCTGCGGATAATT is a genomic window of Ammoniphilus sp. CFH 90114 containing:
- the nhaC gene encoding Na+/H+ antiporter NhaC — encoded protein: MGSERREVPFGVAIIPLIVMIAGMAVTIIVFEGSPHIPLILGSVVAALLAWKYGFSWKDIEDGMYKGIQLVLPAVLILIVVGMIIGSWIGGGVISAMTYYGLQLLSPAYFLVAIALICAVVSLAIGSSWSTMATIGVAGMGIGMSMGIPAPMIAGAVISCSYFGDKMSPLSDTTLLASGLSGANLFEHIRHMLYTTIPGLVIALGVYWYLGRGFASDTVSATEINDVMTVLRENFMISPWLLLIPGIVIMLVSRKVPALPALIVGVVLGWIAHVWLQGATMSEAVSALQGGYQLESGNAMVDKLLNRGGIDNMMYTVSLILVAAVFGGVLEHTGMLEAIVRKILKLVKTDGGLMASTVGTSFFTNAVSADQYLSIVVPSRMYAKAYKDRNLHPKNLSRALEDGGTITSVFIPWNTCGVFIFGTLGVSAFAYAPYAVLNFTVPIISIIFSLLGITIVKLKK
- a CDS encoding DUF1657 domain-containing protein, whose amino-acid sequence is MTVSTSVKQTLAGLKGAQANLETFALQTQDKQAKQMYTQAAQQTQTIISSLEQRVQKIEQEEPEYKGF
- a CDS encoding DUF2935 domain-containing protein, producing the protein MGTANFQQAALFEHRFWLQVLGDHARMLLDQLSPKEQEEVKKAQNFIQVFDQLLIQARQNLAEKELASLTNTAKKQAEEIRGFKLHLIRRHLTEQIAIGFPPTFINHMVNEVEEYLRILDFLTKGTVPPPMHPVHHHLVWLLDAAGHSAGIAADLDMVEKKLKKQSEKFAMTFEQFYIKAVEVAGYMRTSLQHFPALDRFNHQVEVEILVFTQFLRELEAMELQQKVLSTLAPLILDHMAREECYYLTKLAEVNAARPPQCDPTKPRTEA